One uncultured Tolumonas sp. DNA segment encodes these proteins:
- the cls gene encoding cardiolipin synthase, producing MRPQMTLLDVLYNLFGFLVFGFYTLLVVGIVVRVIMKRRPIGVSLAWLALILAIPVLGVSAYLILGEVRLGRRRAQLAQAMYRPYVAWLQQLVAGFPHQPVKPSVKANPLVALIQSRLGMPLLGGNHLALLSEPQTILDSLITDIQQAKIFCYLEFYIWQAGGRVDDIAEALMQAAKRGVDCRVLLDSVGSADFFDTEWSARLRSAGILLVEVLPAKAWRMPFHRQDLRMHRKLMIVDDRVAYTGSMNLIDPQLFKQNMGVGQWIDVMVRVQGPVVPVMWSLFVRDWEMETGERLLDSRQHEPESWAEQEHHVQLVPSGPFTGGDCVQQILLQAIYQAERSLVLTTPYFVPDDPLVAALQSAADRGVSVQLIIPERNDSRMVNFACNAFLEELLTSGVEIHRCRKGLLHTKSVLVDDEIALIGTLNLDKRSLWLNFEVTLLVDDYSFATMLRELQQGYLHEAKQMSLADWCDRPWIQRMLENVFYLFSPLL from the coding sequence ATGCGACCACAAATGACGTTGCTGGATGTGTTGTACAACTTGTTTGGTTTTTTGGTCTTTGGTTTTTATACCTTACTGGTTGTCGGTATTGTGGTTCGTGTGATCATGAAACGGCGGCCGATCGGCGTTTCACTGGCGTGGCTAGCATTGATTTTGGCGATCCCAGTGTTGGGTGTTTCCGCCTATTTGATTCTGGGGGAAGTCCGCTTAGGGCGACGTCGGGCGCAACTGGCTCAGGCCATGTATCGACCCTATGTCGCTTGGTTGCAACAACTGGTCGCCGGGTTTCCGCATCAGCCAGTTAAGCCATCAGTTAAAGCTAATCCATTGGTAGCCTTGATCCAGTCTCGGCTTGGCATGCCGTTATTGGGCGGCAATCATCTGGCTTTATTATCAGAACCACAAACTATTCTGGACAGTCTGATAACGGATATACAACAGGCGAAAATATTTTGTTATCTCGAATTTTACATCTGGCAAGCGGGTGGACGAGTTGACGATATCGCTGAGGCATTGATGCAAGCAGCAAAACGGGGGGTCGATTGCCGGGTGTTGCTTGATTCTGTGGGCAGTGCCGATTTTTTTGATACCGAGTGGTCGGCTCGGTTACGCAGTGCCGGTATTTTACTGGTGGAGGTATTACCAGCAAAAGCATGGCGAATGCCATTTCACCGGCAAGATCTGCGAATGCACCGTAAACTGATGATTGTCGATGATCGGGTTGCTTATACCGGCTCCATGAACCTGATTGACCCGCAGCTGTTTAAACAAAATATGGGGGTCGGCCAGTGGATTGATGTCATGGTGCGGGTACAGGGGCCGGTAGTGCCGGTCATGTGGTCGCTGTTTGTGCGTGATTGGGAAATGGAAACTGGCGAACGTTTGCTGGATTCGCGCCAGCATGAACCAGAATCCTGGGCTGAACAAGAACATCATGTCCAGCTGGTGCCTTCTGGGCCATTTACCGGTGGTGATTGTGTTCAGCAGATCTTGTTACAGGCGATTTATCAGGCTGAACGTAGTCTGGTTCTGACGACGCCGTATTTTGTGCCGGATGACCCACTGGTGGCGGCGCTGCAATCGGCTGCTGATCGCGGTGTATCAGTACAACTGATTATTCCTGAACGTAACGATTCCCGTATGGTTAATTTTGCCTGTAATGCTTTTTTGGAAGAATTACTGACATCAGGTGTTGAAATTCATCGCTGTCGCAAAGGCTTACTGCATACTAAAAGTGTGTTGGTGGACGATGAGATTGCGTTGATTGGTACCTTAAATCTTGATAAGCGTAGTTTATGGCTTAATTTTGAAGTCACACTCTTGGTGGATGATTACTCATTTGCGACTATGCTGAGAGAGCTGCAACAAGGTTATCTGCACGAAGCAAAACAAATGTCGTTAGCTGATTGGTGTGATCGCCCCTGGATACAACGAATGCTGGAAAATGTATTTTATTTGTTCAGCCCACTGCTGTGA
- a CDS encoding DUF945 family protein — translation MSSSATKYTLLGLVVAGCAAVVAASWYTTKSLDEHILSSVDAINRSGVMRASWYPESSMPFSRDGVLHLVVINQHMRQNQNAGAVDSNDPESLRVAQDAMTEPLPAEPQKPVELFVNVSNTVLPLIVKGAATLDMSRGSMAELVKQQAVPASLPITLTWKFSAYNQGLDMRLSMDHWMIEHPDLMVKVGAAELMLTGDLRDTLEFHYGWQGIKVNNKPASLGEMDIMQLDGSTLFRRFVGTWISPEGHMVLEGAHFSAPDAKGELGKFQFDAMMDESPSETGVMLNVKHHVSLSKLAINTAQDQFSMEDLSLGLNLTGLNKQGFEELAQLADAEKPDFIQMMKSLNKITTKSVRLELSPSHVKLNKAMVTASGKLETLPFEVEQLMRASATDTPHPFKYMVQGDFTLSAEPKAVSGLPAEWQHQVSALQQQGFIKSDNKGLTSNLLLRSGEVTANGKVVPLNDFNTPNE, via the coding sequence ATGAGTTCAAGCGCGACTAAATATACCTTATTAGGTCTTGTTGTAGCGGGATGTGCTGCCGTTGTGGCGGCCAGTTGGTACACCACAAAATCGTTGGATGAACATATTTTGTCGAGTGTTGATGCCATTAATCGTAGTGGTGTGATGCGGGCGAGCTGGTATCCCGAATCGAGCATGCCGTTTTCCCGTGATGGCGTTCTGCATTTGGTCGTTATTAACCAGCATATGCGACAAAATCAAAATGCCGGTGCGGTAGATAGCAATGACCCTGAATCATTACGCGTTGCACAAGATGCGATGACAGAGCCTCTGCCAGCCGAGCCACAAAAACCGGTTGAACTGTTTGTGAATGTCTCGAATACCGTGCTGCCTTTGATTGTCAAAGGCGCGGCGACATTAGATATGTCGCGTGGCAGTATGGCTGAGCTGGTAAAACAGCAAGCGGTTCCGGCTTCGTTACCAATCACATTAACATGGAAATTTTCTGCGTATAACCAAGGGCTGGATATGCGCCTGAGCATGGATCACTGGATGATTGAACATCCGGATCTGATGGTGAAAGTGGGGGCCGCAGAACTGATGCTAACCGGTGATCTTAGAGATACGCTGGAGTTTCACTACGGCTGGCAGGGCATCAAAGTTAACAACAAACCAGCCTCATTAGGTGAAATGGACATTATGCAGCTAGATGGCAGTACGTTGTTCCGCCGCTTTGTGGGCACCTGGATCTCCCCGGAAGGCCACATGGTGCTGGAAGGGGCACATTTTTCTGCTCCAGATGCCAAAGGGGAATTAGGTAAGTTTCAATTTGATGCCATGATGGATGAATCGCCCTCGGAAACCGGGGTTATGCTGAATGTTAAACATCATGTTTCATTATCAAAATTGGCGATAAATACAGCACAAGATCAGTTCAGCATGGAAGATTTGTCATTGGGTCTTAATCTGACCGGTTTAAATAAACAGGGATTTGAAGAACTGGCACAATTGGCGGATGCTGAAAAACCGGATTTTATACAGATGATGAAAAGTCTGAATAAAATCACCACCAAAAGTGTCCGTCTGGAACTTTCTCCTTCACATGTGAAATTGAATAAAGCCATGGTCACTGCGAGTGGCAAACTGGAAACATTGCCATTTGAAGTGGAACAGTTGATGCGAGCTAGTGCTACTGACACGCCGCACCCATTCAAATACATGGTGCAAGGTGATTTCACGCTATCAGCAGAACCGAAAGCTGTATCAGGGTTACCCGCTGAGTGGCAACATCAAGTCAGCGCGTTACAACAGCAGGGTTTTATTAAGTCAGACAACAAAGGTTTGACGAGTAATCTGTTGTTACGCAGTGGTGAGGTGACAGCGAATGGAAAAGTGGTACCGCTCAATGATTTCAACACTCCGAATGAGTAA
- a CDS encoding DUF945 family protein → MRKYQKIVFWFVAYSLSLLLVMTWFTGYQSDRLLSQWLVQVSQTPSIATSWFDQEKSLFSRKAELHLMIAEPAQLLVASPTLRGDNQLRRGLQELGPIELYIELQQQIFPGFTTGSAHINMQRGMFADLPNMPNIPHQLHWQVNGLTGNMLARLEMAQWNWLRDDLTWLVAPLSAEVEIPDPKQLHLSCLWQGMQWRNERTEEQGNLSKLSFSAQLLENDSLWLIPSADLMLDQLDLRQPERQLQLSQWHWQTGVRENRDGLLSVVDVNSHSNIHHLSYRSQQNDYQLSDLTAGLALGGVNRQGFEALLMNSGLDATNLAKWKTGLNLITRAGVQFKLDPFDLKLNREPFRMHGQLTTRPFDVAQVHGVESMRSLLQGDLSVEATPALTQQFAPVAEALPDLLSDGYLESESAGRISTKLRMVNGKLSANGIAVPY, encoded by the coding sequence ATGCGTAAATACCAAAAAATTGTATTTTGGTTTGTGGCCTACAGCCTATCGTTGCTGCTGGTTATGACTTGGTTCACAGGCTATCAGAGCGATCGCCTGTTATCTCAATGGTTAGTTCAAGTCAGTCAGACACCTAGTATTGCAACCAGCTGGTTTGATCAGGAAAAAAGTCTTTTTAGCCGTAAAGCTGAATTACACCTAATGATCGCCGAACCCGCACAATTACTTGTTGCCTCACCAACACTCAGAGGTGACAACCAGTTACGCCGCGGCTTGCAGGAATTAGGGCCTATAGAGCTGTATATTGAATTACAGCAACAGATCTTCCCTGGATTTACGACAGGCTCCGCGCATATCAATATGCAACGAGGTATGTTTGCTGATTTACCTAACATGCCCAATATTCCTCATCAACTTCATTGGCAGGTCAACGGGCTGACCGGGAATATGCTTGCCCGCCTCGAGATGGCGCAGTGGAATTGGTTACGTGATGATTTGACGTGGCTGGTGGCGCCATTAAGCGCGGAAGTTGAGATCCCCGATCCTAAACAGCTCCATCTTTCGTGTTTATGGCAAGGCATGCAATGGCGTAACGAGCGGACAGAAGAGCAGGGTAATTTAAGTAAATTATCATTTAGTGCTCAGTTGTTAGAAAATGATTCACTGTGGCTAATACCGTCTGCTGATTTGATGTTAGACCAGCTTGATTTACGGCAACCGGAGCGCCAATTGCAGTTGTCGCAGTGGCACTGGCAGACGGGCGTCAGAGAAAACCGGGATGGTTTACTCAGTGTAGTGGATGTAAATAGTCATTCCAATATTCATCATCTTTCTTATCGTAGCCAACAAAATGATTATCAGCTCAGTGACTTAACTGCGGGGTTGGCACTGGGTGGTGTGAATCGTCAGGGGTTTGAAGCATTGCTGATGAATTCGGGGTTGGATGCGACCAATCTGGCGAAATGGAAAACCGGACTTAATTTAATTACCCGCGCGGGTGTGCAATTTAAACTAGATCCTTTTGATTTAAAGCTGAATCGTGAGCCGTTTCGCATGCATGGGCAATTGACCACGCGGCCTTTTGATGTGGCGCAGGTACATGGTGTGGAGTCGATGCGTTCGTTGCTGCAGGGGGATCTATCGGTAGAGGCGACACCAGCGTTGACGCAGCAATTTGCACCCGTTGCCGAGGCATTGCCAGATCTGTTGTCGGATGGTTATCTTGAGTCGGAATCGGCTGGCCGTATTTCAACGAAATTGCGGATGGTGAATGGTAAGTTGTCGGCGAATGGTATTGCGGTACCGTATTAA
- the purU gene encoding formyltetrahydrofolate deformylase translates to MKRKILLTDCPDAQGLIAKITYICYKHQLNIIKNDEFVDHTQGRFFMRTELEGRFNDETLLGDLDDTLPQGAKRRLVPAGKKRVVIMVTKEAHCLGDILIKCYEGALNLDVAAVIGNYDVLADLTSKFNIPFHHVSHEGLSREEHEAKMRAIIDEYAPEYVVLAKYMRVLTPDFVASYPYRIINIHHSFLPAFIGARPYQQAFDRGVKIIGATAHFVTNDLDEGPIIEQGVIRVDHNFSAEDMAKAGRDGERSVLNQALTAVSEERVFVYGNKTVVFK, encoded by the coding sequence ATGAAACGTAAGATCCTGCTGACTGATTGCCCTGATGCACAGGGTCTGATCGCAAAAATCACTTATATCTGCTACAAACATCAATTGAACATCATCAAAAATGATGAGTTTGTTGATCACACGCAAGGGCGCTTTTTCATGCGCACCGAGTTGGAAGGTCGTTTCAATGATGAAACGCTGCTCGGTGATCTGGATGACACCTTGCCACAAGGCGCTAAACGTCGTTTAGTTCCTGCTGGCAAAAAACGTGTTGTCATCATGGTTACAAAAGAAGCACATTGTCTGGGCGATATTCTGATCAAATGCTACGAAGGTGCGTTGAATCTGGATGTTGCGGCCGTGATCGGTAACTACGATGTACTGGCTGATTTAACCAGCAAATTTAATATTCCGTTCCATCATGTCAGCCACGAAGGCTTAAGCCGTGAAGAGCACGAAGCCAAGATGCGCGCCATTATTGATGAATATGCGCCGGAATATGTTGTGCTGGCAAAATACATGCGCGTACTGACCCCAGATTTCGTGGCGTCATACCCTTATCGCATCATCAATATTCACCACTCATTCCTGCCAGCGTTTATCGGCGCACGCCCTTATCAGCAGGCCTTTGACCGCGGCGTGAAAATCATTGGTGCGACCGCCCATTTCGTGACCAACGATCTGGATGAAGGCCCGATCATTGAGCAAGGCGTGATCCGCGTTGACCACAACTTCTCCGCGGAAGACATGGCCAAAGCCGGTCGTGATGGCGAACGTTCTGTTTTGAATCAAGCATTAACCGCCGTCTCTGAAGAACGTGTTTTTGTTTACGGCAATAAAACCGTTGTATTCAAATAA
- a CDS encoding DUF4202 domain-containing protein translates to MSAEISPDLRFTRTLAAFDEANSHDPRQELDENGVAVAYEVLYARRMSQMLQRFCPQASEALQLAAHSQHIERWTLPRELYSFDRKGYLQWRSDLKLRHASRAGEIMLAQGYDSAMCERVAALLKKEKLKSDEESQALEDVICLVFLQFYFSEFSKAHDEAKLIDILQKTWRKMSEAGHQAALSLPLTDEEKTLVAKALA, encoded by the coding sequence ATGTCTGCTGAAATTAGTCCCGATCTGCGTTTTACCCGCACTCTTGCGGCATTTGATGAAGCGAATTCACATGACCCTCGTCAGGAGTTAGACGAGAACGGGGTGGCGGTGGCCTATGAAGTATTATACGCCCGTCGGATGAGCCAGATGCTGCAACGTTTCTGTCCTCAGGCGTCAGAAGCCTTACAACTGGCCGCGCATAGCCAGCATATTGAACGCTGGACGTTACCGCGGGAGCTTTATTCGTTCGATCGAAAAGGCTATTTACAGTGGCGCAGTGATTTAAAACTGCGTCATGCGAGCCGGGCGGGCGAGATCATGCTGGCACAGGGTTATGACTCGGCGATGTGCGAACGAGTTGCCGCCTTGCTGAAAAAAGAAAAATTGAAAAGTGATGAAGAAAGTCAGGCGTTGGAGGATGTTATTTGTTTGGTCTTCCTGCAATTTTATTTTTCTGAATTTTCGAAAGCGCATGATGAGGCTAAATTAATTGATATTTTGCAAAAGACCTGGCGCAAAATGTCTGAAGCCGGTCATCAGGCAGCACTCAGCTTGCCATTGACGGATGAAGAAAAAACACTGGTTGCGAAAGCACTGGCGTAA
- a CDS encoding LEA type 2 family protein produces MLKWCRYMLAGAALSLAGCAALQPKLEAPTVAVNSVRVMPGQGLNLRFLIGLHVQNPNALPLPIHGVNYTVALSGQPVVSGNSQNQPTIPAHGEKDVEVEAVADLVNGLSLANTLLSNPLQQEVPYAVKASVDVGAFLPNIPVQKSGVVNLTTGAIR; encoded by the coding sequence ATGTTGAAGTGGTGCCGTTATATGTTGGCCGGGGCTGCATTATCTCTTGCCGGTTGTGCTGCGTTACAGCCGAAACTGGAAGCTCCGACCGTGGCGGTTAACTCTGTTCGCGTCATGCCGGGGCAGGGGTTGAATCTGCGTTTTCTGATCGGTTTACATGTACAGAACCCGAACGCGCTACCATTGCCAATCCATGGCGTTAATTACACGGTGGCGTTGTCTGGTCAGCCGGTGGTGTCAGGTAATAGTCAAAATCAACCGACAATCCCGGCGCATGGCGAGAAGGATGTTGAAGTAGAAGCAGTGGCTGATCTGGTAAATGGTTTGTCTTTGGCTAATACGTTGCTGAGTAACCCACTGCAACAGGAAGTGCCATACGCAGTAAAAGCGTCGGTTGATGTCGGTGCTTTTCTGCCGAATATTCCGGTACAAAAAAGCGGGGTTGTTAACCTGACCACGGGCGCTATTCGTTAA
- a CDS encoding sensor domain-containing diguanylate cyclase, translating to MKLNLHLRLSLIVALFVSAVTVIASYSFYNFTYNREQTRSLQAITQLSATVYKTAEIAAYASNKVIAEDVLDGLLRNKLIYSVTINTDQFSLHQGRNDGASLAPMTQILYSPFGGNDKIGELIITPSRDIIDEQAKAIALEITVLMALLIIVTLLCMMAVIWLFITNPVSKLASELYLIRPGDDKRLTIPVLLQETELETLSKTVNQLLDKVQQQIAEERKLRDRVELIANNFRMVFDLSTNALIVTDKSMNLLTYNPSFQDLVLSATGNRHLPHTAEWVSLLVKNPDEFMEQITQLLEEKSDNCFDVKLLSHENGRRRWVSINAKEAVNDYGESIILIFINDITRQHEALNASVHDASHDHLTHLKNRRVAEQQIDQMIHTASRIHQPLALIVLDLDGFKKVNDTEGHDAGDKVLIEVANRLSSLTRKSDIVARWGGDEFLIALNDASQETAVRLAQRFLQRISQPIDIGKDKTANVGASIGIVICPDNAASFNAAFECADVAMYQVKQAGKNGIRVYNPQTTTL from the coding sequence ATGAAACTCAACCTTCATCTGCGTCTTTCTTTGATTGTTGCTTTGTTCGTTTCCGCTGTAACCGTTATTGCATCTTACAGTTTTTACAATTTCACCTACAACCGGGAACAAACCCGTAGCCTGCAAGCCATTACCCAGCTCTCTGCCACTGTCTATAAAACGGCGGAAATTGCCGCTTATGCAAGCAACAAGGTCATTGCAGAAGACGTCCTCGATGGCTTATTACGCAATAAATTGATCTACAGTGTCACCATTAATACCGATCAATTCTCTCTGCATCAAGGCCGAAATGATGGCGCATCTCTCGCGCCTATGACTCAAATATTGTATTCACCGTTTGGGGGCAATGACAAAATCGGTGAATTAATTATCACCCCCAGCCGCGATATTATTGATGAACAAGCCAAAGCGATCGCCTTAGAAATTACCGTACTAATGGCCTTGCTGATTATCGTGACACTACTTTGTATGATGGCCGTGATTTGGTTATTTATCACCAACCCCGTCAGTAAACTGGCCAGCGAGCTTTATCTGATACGCCCCGGTGATGATAAACGGCTGACTATTCCCGTGTTATTGCAAGAAACCGAGTTGGAAACCCTGTCGAAAACAGTGAACCAGTTGCTGGATAAAGTGCAACAGCAGATCGCAGAAGAACGCAAACTTCGTGATCGGGTTGAACTGATCGCGAATAATTTCAGAATGGTTTTTGATTTATCAACTAACGCACTGATTGTTACTGATAAGTCGATGAATCTACTGACCTATAACCCCTCATTTCAAGATCTGGTTTTATCAGCAACGGGTAACCGACATCTACCACATACGGCGGAATGGGTCAGTTTGTTGGTAAAAAATCCTGACGAATTTATGGAACAAATTACGCAGTTGCTGGAAGAGAAATCGGACAACTGTTTTGATGTGAAATTACTGTCACATGAAAATGGGCGCCGCCGTTGGGTCAGTATTAACGCCAAAGAGGCAGTCAATGATTACGGCGAAAGCATCATTCTGATTTTCATCAATGACATTACCCGGCAACACGAAGCCTTAAATGCCTCTGTCCACGATGCCAGCCATGATCATCTCACGCATCTGAAAAACCGTCGAGTGGCTGAACAACAAATCGATCAGATGATCCATACCGCATCTCGTATCCACCAGCCTCTCGCATTGATCGTGCTTGATCTCGATGGCTTTAAAAAAGTAAATGACACTGAAGGTCATGATGCCGGTGATAAGGTGCTCATTGAAGTGGCCAATCGCTTAAGCAGCCTGACACGAAAAAGTGATATTGTCGCCCGTTGGGGTGGCGATGAATTTCTGATCGCGTTGAATGATGCCTCACAGGAAACCGCAGTACGATTAGCGCAACGATTTTTACAGCGGATCAGTCAACCTATTGATATTGGCAAAGATAAAACCGCAAATGTAGGTGCCAGTATCGGTATTGTTATTTGCCCGGACAACGCCGCAAGTTTCAATGCCGCCTTTGAGTGTGCTGATGTCGCCATGTATCAGGTGAAGCAAGCCGGTAAAAATGGCATTCGGGTTTATAACCCTCAAACCACAACACTATAA
- a CDS encoding glyoxylate/hydroxypyruvate reductase A encodes MLYLYSPEQQDHYHHLLQEALPDWSIACWPQEVNADAVTHVVAWKPPVNFFSRFSNLQVIFTLGAGVDKFLQRDDIPEHVTIIRLTDAGMAQQMTEYALYGLLHYQRKMDIYRSQQQNGVWQPQPTRLAKDTRVTILGLGQLGVYVAQTLAGLGYPVSGWSRQARNIHNVRCVHGCDALGSLLQETDVLFSILPSTDETQHLLDAKHLALLPKDAALINAGRGTLLDEEALLSLLNQQHLRFVLLDVFATEPLPATHPFWQHPAVIITPHVAADTIPEEAVAQIATNIQALANGHPVQGIVDRQRGY; translated from the coding sequence ATGCTCTATCTCTACTCCCCCGAACAGCAAGATCACTATCATCATCTGCTGCAAGAAGCATTGCCTGATTGGTCGATTGCCTGCTGGCCGCAGGAAGTGAATGCCGACGCGGTAACACATGTGGTTGCCTGGAAACCACCCGTCAATTTCTTCAGCCGCTTTTCTAATTTACAGGTGATTTTTACCCTCGGTGCCGGTGTCGATAAATTTCTGCAGCGCGACGATATTCCCGAACATGTCACTATTATCCGTCTGACCGATGCTGGCATGGCGCAGCAGATGACGGAATATGCGCTATACGGGTTACTGCATTACCAACGCAAGATGGATATTTATCGCAGCCAGCAACAAAATGGCGTCTGGCAACCACAACCAACCCGTCTCGCGAAAGACACCCGCGTCACCATTTTAGGTCTTGGTCAGCTGGGTGTGTATGTCGCGCAAACGCTGGCAGGGCTCGGTTATCCGGTCAGTGGCTGGAGCCGACAGGCCCGAAATATCCATAATGTCCGTTGTGTGCATGGTTGCGATGCACTCGGTTCATTGCTGCAAGAAACCGATGTTTTATTCAGCATTCTGCCGTCAACCGATGAAACCCAGCATCTGCTCGATGCCAAGCATTTGGCGTTATTGCCGAAAGATGCCGCCTTGATCAACGCCGGACGCGGTACATTGCTGGATGAAGAGGCGCTGCTTAGTCTGCTCAATCAACAGCATCTGCGCTTTGTTTTGCTGGATGTCTTTGCAACCGAACCATTACCGGCAACACACCCGTTCTGGCAACATCCGGCGGTGATTATCACTCCGCATGTCGCAGCTGACACAATTCCAGAAGAAGCCGTGGCACAAATTGCAACGAACATACAGGCGTTGGCGAATGGGCATCCGGTACAAGGTATCGTTGATCGTCAGCGCGGATATTGA
- the tpx gene encoding thiol peroxidase: MATVTLAGNPVTVNGDFPQIGTTAKPFSLVNKELADVTLASFSGKRKVLNIFPSVDTAVCAASVRHFNEAASKLNNTVVLCISADLPFAQARFCGAEGLDNVVTLSTLRSGAFVTDYGVAIADGVLGGLTARAVVVLDEADKVLHAELVDEITHEPNYDSALKVLA; encoded by the coding sequence ATGGCAACTGTAACTCTGGCTGGTAATCCGGTAACTGTGAATGGTGATTTCCCACAAATTGGCACCACCGCAAAACCGTTTTCACTGGTCAATAAAGAGCTGGCTGATGTAACACTGGCCTCTTTCAGCGGTAAACGTAAAGTGCTGAACATTTTCCCAAGCGTCGATACCGCCGTTTGTGCAGCGTCTGTTCGCCATTTCAATGAAGCCGCCAGCAAACTGAACAACACCGTCGTATTGTGCATTTCTGCTGATCTGCCTTTTGCACAAGCCCGTTTCTGTGGTGCAGAAGGACTGGATAATGTGGTTACCCTTTCTACCCTGCGTAGCGGCGCGTTCGTCACTGACTACGGTGTCGCGATCGCCGATGGCGTATTGGGTGGTTTAACAGCTCGTGCTGTTGTCGTGCTGGATGAAGCAGATAAAGTACTGCACGCAGAGCTGGTTGATGAAATTACACATGAACCAAACTACGATTCAGCACTGAAAGTACTGGCTTAA
- a CDS encoding polysaccharide lyase family 7 protein has protein sequence MKKLIALCVLSATSAYAATTYIAPATGPFDLRQWKETLPVANSSGGLIEIMPDQLATYASKYFYLDSNNKMTFWAPVNGADLVTTKNSDYPRSELREMIGDNDRDDWNWEGHHTMKACLWVAQVPSTKKVVIGQIHSYNNPLIKLQWENGSVYSLTKRNEDGSNGDIKTLLATPGTNKFCYTIDSNAGVLNVAVDGGKTSTYDYVVGDPNWMNQKFYFKAGAYCQEKINYETTPGAGCKVRFGSLATAH, from the coding sequence ATGAAAAAATTAATTGCGTTATGTGTTCTGTCTGCAACTTCTGCTTATGCGGCTACCACTTATATAGCTCCAGCTACTGGCCCTTTTGATTTACGTCAGTGGAAAGAAACTTTGCCGGTTGCAAACAGCAGCGGTGGTCTGATTGAAATAATGCCCGATCAATTAGCTACTTATGCCAGCAAATATTTCTATTTAGACAGTAATAATAAAATGACGTTCTGGGCTCCAGTGAATGGCGCCGATCTCGTTACAACCAAGAACTCCGATTATCCGCGTTCTGAATTGCGTGAAATGATTGGTGATAACGATCGTGACGACTGGAACTGGGAAGGTCATCACACGATGAAAGCCTGCTTATGGGTTGCCCAAGTACCGTCGACTAAAAAAGTGGTCATTGGCCAGATCCACAGTTATAACAATCCGTTGATCAAGTTGCAGTGGGAAAATGGTTCCGTTTATTCACTGACAAAACGGAATGAAGATGGTTCAAATGGTGACATCAAAACCTTACTGGCAACACCCGGTACAAATAAATTCTGCTACACCATCGACTCTAATGCGGGTGTGTTAAATGTCGCTGTGGATGGCGGCAAAACATCGACTTACGATTATGTGGTTGGCGACCCGAACTGGATGAATCAGAAGTTCTATTTTAAAGCTGGTGCGTACTGTCAGGAAAAAATCAATTACGAAACCACACCTGGCGCAGGCTGTAAGGTACGCTTTGGTTCATTGGCTACCGCCCACTAA